A single region of the Anaerostipes rhamnosivorans genome encodes:
- a CDS encoding EAL domain-containing protein, protein MRWNIAAESISLVMLGIIWVYSRRGSHLPTLKNRIFQGCLMVTFGAMLTNILSTIMIYQCDQVPMWMTWTVTTVYYVLTPLMGLAYFLYTVSVIYTENGQLKKVIGVGIIPGVIYVLLVIANPFTKQLFDINLSDGYVRGDWVAATYLVFYAYCLASIIVTVWNYKRIDRKIYHILAAFPILAVVVIVVQQIYPNIILSGSAATCALMIIYLHLQNKQISMDYLTNVPNRQELLNMLELMISKTPDRRFVLVVVSLRDFRQVNNTCGQQMGDEFLKEFCRFLSSVGPAGNIYRFSGDEFALLFTREGEKQIRQCIDQINQRMQQPWQMEDYRFHLSCVTGIIRYTGEGESLEQTVSAIEYAVFRAKAGRYGQVCYCDKNMLEELERRRRVIQILKDSLSEQSFEMYYQPIYSVKSGDFHYAESLMRIPDSPIGPIYPSEFIPIAEETGLIVDITYVVLDKVCKFINRLLEKGIQVGSIHVNFSAVQFSQPDLVDKVLEIIRSNHTPMSAIEIEFTESTLAESTEVVTEFALRMKDNGIKMGLDDFGTGYSNIATVINIPFGTVKLDKSLVRAAMDKSLSALAVKNLSYTFKQLGMKVIAEGVETDEQRSLVEGFGVDQIQGFYYAKPMPGDDMERFLLEHERR, encoded by the coding sequence TTGAGGTGGAATATTGCAGCAGAGTCGATATCATTAGTAATGCTGGGCATCATTTGGGTATATTCAAGAAGGGGAAGTCATCTTCCCACACTGAAAAACAGAATATTTCAGGGATGCCTGATGGTGACATTTGGAGCTATGCTCACCAACATCCTGTCAACGATCATGATTTACCAGTGTGATCAGGTGCCCATGTGGATGACGTGGACGGTGACAACCGTATACTATGTACTGACTCCGCTTATGGGACTTGCATACTTTCTTTATACAGTCTCTGTGATTTATACGGAGAATGGACAGCTTAAGAAAGTCATAGGGGTTGGAATTATCCCAGGGGTGATCTATGTGCTGCTGGTCATCGCCAACCCGTTTACAAAACAGCTCTTTGATATCAATCTGAGTGACGGCTACGTGAGAGGGGACTGGGTTGCCGCCACTTATCTTGTTTTTTATGCATACTGTCTTGCAAGTATCATCGTCACGGTCTGGAATTATAAACGGATCGACAGAAAGATCTATCATATTTTAGCCGCTTTTCCGATACTGGCAGTGGTCGTTATCGTTGTCCAGCAGATCTATCCGAATATCATTTTATCCGGCTCCGCGGCAACCTGCGCGCTGATGATCATCTACCTGCATCTGCAGAACAAACAGATATCTATGGATTATCTAACCAATGTGCCCAACCGCCAGGAACTGCTCAACATGCTGGAATTGATGATCAGCAAAACTCCAGACAGGCGTTTTGTCCTTGTTGTGGTATCCCTCCGGGATTTCCGCCAGGTCAACAATACGTGTGGACAGCAGATGGGGGATGAATTTCTGAAGGAGTTCTGCAGGTTTCTAAGTTCTGTGGGACCGGCCGGAAATATATACCGTTTTAGCGGCGATGAGTTCGCACTTTTATTTACCCGCGAGGGAGAAAAACAGATCAGGCAGTGCATAGATCAGATTAACCAGCGGATGCAGCAGCCATGGCAGATGGAAGATTATCGGTTTCATCTGTCCTGCGTGACCGGCATTATCCGGTACACCGGAGAAGGGGAGAGCCTGGAACAGACCGTAAGTGCCATCGAATATGCGGTTTTTAGGGCTAAGGCCGGAAGGTACGGGCAGGTCTGCTACTGTGATAAGAATATGCTGGAGGAACTGGAAAGAAGGCGCAGGGTGATACAGATCCTGAAGGACAGTCTCTCAGAGCAGAGCTTTGAGATGTACTATCAGCCGATCTATTCCGTGAAGAGCGGAGATTTTCATTATGCGGAGTCACTAATGAGGATCCCGGACTCGCCCATAGGGCCGATCTACCCGTCTGAGTTTATACCGATCGCGGAGGAGACAGGCCTGATTGTGGATATCACTTACGTTGTGCTGGACAAAGTCTGTAAGTTCATTAACCGGCTTTTGGAAAAAGGGATCCAGGTGGGATCGATCCATGTGAATTTTTCGGCAGTGCAGTTCTCACAGCCGGATTTAGTTGATAAAGTCCTGGAGATCATCCGGAGCAATCACACTCCAATGTCCGCTATCGAGATTGAGTTTACGGAAAGTACCCTTGCGGAGAGCACAGAAGTCGTCACAGAATTCGCCCTGCGGATGAAAGACAATGGGATCAAAATGGGGTTGGATGATTTCGGTACAGGTTATTCCAACATCGCCACGGTCATCAATATTCCGTTTGGGACTGTCAAGCTGGACAAAAGCCTTGTGCGTGCAGCTATGGACAAAAGCCTATCCGCCCTAGCAGTCAAAAATTTGTCCTATACATTTAAGCAGCTGGGGATGAAAGTGATCGCCGAAGGTGTAGAGACCGATGAACAGAGAAGTCTGGTAGAAGGTTTCGGGGTAGACCAGATCCAGGGCTTTTACTATGCAAAACCGATGCCGGGGGATGATATGGAGCGGTTTCTCCTTGAGCATGAGAGAAGATAA
- a CDS encoding vWA domain-containing protein, with product MAIKKTPCPYQGPGKQNPETIGGYDMIRQTNDDLDPDYWITSGLSAVYDAGYEEGRGGILHFHDRLSISKGALGDCTSKVTLDVAAEPFVYSYYPPHSLDVIFVLDVTASMMSGGSRKMALAKRALIQTIQLLWRQNQETRITIVPFARDAYIPLAGGGFSYDYLGTLFTWRRSTVGGNMIGQILGYRNGSYVSASEIPAYMSQSAPIAASAERSLYNYYNYYKIQYSDIYHADGSARTDTILENYLQQVYSTDPAAYTGNFITSVASGTPLTPSQLPYSMNDTGYEANTILDNMIWAIPYGEDTNTEAGLNEAYRLLKTPGFTQSDDILRRAVILITDGQANRSVNPEYADVYAGPSNTDSDFLPEMPGGLWKYYLYLKQTLPRLIQELASRSATSEELILALKRAYESAAKIKDPSDGNASLFVLGIEIDAQTPGPYTREDVLNIMRTIASTGSYLREAAESGSERPIIEELERLVRDLLVLAGSLRLSLKDTINTALFEYVPGSLKISGEQDGILLKTADDPDITDPSAPGYTVYKKPPLLPIVDDGNIQDGVITVDLGNVPFFPLSPDSKTRLQLSYEITAKGAASGSHLHTNNDRETFVTFLEPSHLTADTAVLTYDNPARTLHFPTPVVSCHPDVTVEKFVGTEADQIIYKSLDAAACKKVYYRIAVRNHSDLPAVFPLLYDVFGAKSADQAEHSTERRILAEDFTVPPHDSMEFTFEYKTKCGDGTISNYAVLVTSLCNLYDDTSIEVHDDTGSYTVQYLDRCTGNRICPDRQVTDVNACDKIKARKLAVCIPCWRYVSACPCEIDLCRGENIIKLYYVPL from the coding sequence ATGGCTATTAAAAAAACTCCTTGTCCTTATCAGGGACCTGGAAAACAAAACCCTGAAACTATCGGCGGATACGATATGATCCGTCAAACAAATGATGATCTGGATCCGGATTACTGGATCACCTCTGGCCTCTCCGCAGTCTATGACGCAGGCTATGAAGAAGGCCGGGGAGGTATCCTGCATTTTCATGACCGGCTCAGCATTTCCAAAGGAGCCCTGGGAGACTGCACATCGAAAGTAACACTCGATGTGGCGGCAGAGCCTTTTGTTTATTCTTATTATCCACCTCATTCTCTGGACGTGATCTTTGTTTTAGATGTCACCGCAAGTATGATGTCCGGCGGGAGCAGAAAAATGGCTCTGGCCAAGAGAGCTTTGATCCAGACGATCCAGCTGCTCTGGCGTCAGAATCAGGAGACCAGGATCACTATTGTCCCTTTTGCGAGGGATGCCTATATCCCGCTGGCTGGAGGCGGTTTTTCCTACGACTACCTTGGTACGCTGTTTACCTGGCGGCGCTCCACCGTAGGCGGCAACATGATCGGACAGATCTTAGGCTATCGCAACGGCTCTTATGTCTCAGCATCTGAGATTCCCGCCTACATGAGCCAATCGGCTCCGATCGCTGCCAGTGCTGAACGAAGCTTGTACAATTATTATAACTATTATAAAATCCAGTACTCTGACATTTATCATGCCGACGGCAGTGCCAGAACTGATACGATCTTGGAAAATTATCTTCAGCAGGTGTATAGCACAGATCCGGCTGCATATACAGGAAACTTCATCACATCCGTGGCGTCAGGGACTCCCCTCACTCCTTCTCAGCTTCCTTACAGCATGAATGATACCGGATATGAAGCCAATACCATTCTTGACAATATGATCTGGGCCATTCCTTACGGAGAAGACACCAATACTGAGGCAGGCCTCAATGAAGCATACCGTCTTCTAAAGACTCCGGGTTTTACCCAGTCAGATGATATTTTACGCAGAGCCGTTATTTTAATCACTGACGGTCAGGCCAACCGCTCCGTAAATCCTGAATATGCCGATGTATATGCAGGCCCTTCCAACACAGACAGTGATTTTCTTCCTGAGATGCCGGGAGGCCTGTGGAAGTATTATTTATATTTAAAGCAGACTCTGCCCCGGCTGATCCAGGAGTTAGCCAGCCGGTCAGCAACCTCTGAGGAATTGATCTTAGCGCTTAAACGTGCCTATGAAAGTGCCGCCAAGATAAAAGATCCCTCTGACGGAAATGCCTCTTTATTTGTGCTGGGGATCGAAATCGATGCACAGACTCCCGGCCCGTATACAAGAGAGGATGTCCTGAACATTATGAGGACAATCGCCTCCACAGGTTCCTATCTTCGTGAAGCGGCCGAGAGCGGGTCCGAACGCCCCATCATCGAGGAATTAGAACGGCTGGTGCGGGATCTCCTCGTTCTGGCAGGAAGCCTTCGTCTGTCACTGAAAGATACCATCAACACCGCTCTGTTTGAATATGTTCCAGGTTCCCTAAAGATTTCAGGAGAACAGGACGGCATCCTCCTAAAAACTGCAGATGATCCTGACATCACGGATCCTTCAGCCCCCGGCTATACGGTTTATAAAAAACCGCCGCTGCTCCCTATCGTAGATGACGGTAATATACAAGACGGAGTCATTACGGTTGACCTAGGGAACGTTCCCTTCTTCCCTTTGTCCCCGGACAGTAAAACCCGGCTCCAGCTCAGCTATGAGATCACGGCTAAGGGAGCAGCCAGTGGTTCGCATCTTCACACAAACAATGACCGGGAAACGTTTGTAACCTTCCTGGAACCCAGCCATCTCACTGCCGATACCGCAGTGCTGACATACGATAATCCGGCCCGCACTCTGCATTTCCCTACACCTGTGGTGTCCTGCCATCCCGATGTGACCGTAGAAAAGTTTGTGGGCACGGAAGCCGACCAGATCATCTATAAATCACTGGATGCCGCCGCCTGTAAAAAAGTATATTACCGTATCGCAGTTCGAAATCACTCCGATCTTCCGGCTGTTTTTCCGCTGCTCTATGATGTATTCGGAGCAAAGTCAGCAGACCAGGCCGAACACAGTACCGAACGGCGGATCCTGGCCGAGGATTTCACTGTTCCTCCGCATGACTCTATGGAATTCACCTTTGAGTACAAAACAAAGTGCGGGGATGGAACAATCTCCAACTATGCCGTGTTAGTCACCAGCCTTTGTAATCTCTATGATGATACATCCATAGAAGTCCATGATGATACTGGAAGTTATACCGTGCAGTATCTGGACCGCTGCACCGGAAACCGCATCTGTCCTGACCGTCAGGTGACAGACGTGAATGCCTGTGACAAGATCAAGGCCCGCAAACTGGCCGTCTGCATTCCCTGCTGGAGGTATGTAAGTGCGTGTCCCTGTGAGATTGATCTGTGCAGAGGAGAAAATATCATAAAACTCTATTACGTTCCTCTGTGA
- a CDS encoding GNAT family N-acetyltransferase codes for MKFEIHTYQTVDCVEIVKLFYETVHAVNAADYTKEQLDAWTAGSETRRAFEWNLSFLEHTSLTAKAGGKIIGFADMDADGYLDRLYIHKDYQRIGVAAALVRELESHSDKRSFRTFASITAKPFFKKQGYRAVKEQQVNRNGILLTNFLMVKEL; via the coding sequence ATGAAATTTGAGATTCACACATATCAGACAGTTGATTGCGTTGAAATCGTTAAACTGTTTTATGAGACCGTCCATGCCGTGAATGCGGCGGATTACACAAAAGAACAGCTGGACGCATGGACAGCAGGCTCCGAAACCAGACGGGCTTTTGAATGGAACCTGTCATTTTTAGAACATACCTCACTGACGGCAAAGGCAGGAGGAAAAATCATAGGCTTTGCAGATATGGACGCTGACGGTTATCTGGACCGGCTGTATATTCACAAGGATTATCAGAGAATCGGTGTGGCAGCCGCGCTTGTAAGGGAGCTGGAGTCGCATTCAGACAAGCGGAGTTTCAGAACTTTTGCATCCATAACTGCAAAACCGTTTTTTAAAAAGCAGGGTTATAGGGCAGTAAAAGAGCAGCAGGTGAACAGAAATGGGATCCTGCTCACAAATTTTCTTATGGTCAAGGAGCTTTGA
- a CDS encoding M23 family metallopeptidase produces the protein MGNKKRGILLLFAVFFLGLLIAAESSAVERILQRNDAIAREKRFQEYRNTGCKDGKPDPHILKEIKNSPVQEDYIPFVNYSDSWNEARSFGGDRHHEGTDILSDTATKERGEIPVTSMSDGVVEQIGWLKLGGYRIGIRSPGGVYFYYAHLYSYAPGMKRGMRVQAGDIIGYMGDSGYGKKEGTVGKFPVHLHLGIYRYDRLHGEYSINPYQFLQKILKKK, from the coding sequence ATGGGAAATAAAAAAAGAGGTATTTTGCTGCTTTTTGCTGTTTTTTTTCTTGGGCTTTTGATCGCAGCGGAAAGCTCGGCCGTAGAGAGGATTTTACAGCGCAACGACGCAATTGCGAGAGAAAAGCGGTTTCAGGAGTACCGCAACACCGGATGTAAAGACGGAAAGCCTGACCCGCATATTTTAAAAGAAATAAAAAATTCTCCGGTGCAGGAGGACTACATACCGTTTGTCAACTATTCTGATTCGTGGAATGAGGCGAGAAGTTTTGGGGGAGACCGGCATCATGAGGGCACAGACATTCTTTCTGATACTGCGACAAAAGAAAGAGGCGAAATCCCGGTAACCAGTATGTCCGACGGTGTGGTAGAACAGATCGGGTGGCTGAAGCTGGGCGGATACCGCATCGGTATCCGTTCTCCGGGAGGGGTGTATTTTTACTATGCTCATCTCTACAGTTATGCTCCGGGTATGAAACGGGGAATGCGGGTACAGGCGGGAGATATTATAGGGTATATGGGGGACTCCGGATATGGAAAAAAGGAAGGGACCGTGGGCAAATTTCCTGTACACCTGCATCTGGGAATCTACCGTTATGACCGCCTGCATGGGGAATACAGCATTAATCCATACCAGTTTTTGCAAAAGATACTGAAGAAAAAATGA
- a CDS encoding response regulator: MTEIIRPGKVKKKIAVAAVITGIILSFLTYLFVQGVKEELWEQSISTIKESTQQGCNTLKVQLQDEYEAMGTITEYLKQYSMAERKDVSEALSNYARADKGISLYLQDGSCIPSGTNPDEEVQRQLLESDDKYGIIDPHISSSTGVNVFNLYVRVILKDGTKGYLLKEYEVSSIVNSFSLSFYEDTGFSYVTNQKGKVLIRSPHPNSNKTMKNLFDMLPVAQNDRDSILRFQEALKQSKTGWAVFNYQGKDTVLCYTPLNLQSDWYLISIIPKDVVDAQTNEILRRSLALIGCILAGISALVFFYFRYASKTNRKLRNQADYIMNLYNAVPEGIALISVDQPYRFLQLNQQGLRLLGYPDSTSNDVVSGEDLQSMIHPDDYVKLVQVFRQTAENGHKNTFEYRIRKEEGTYFWASGILERTLDDNGNPVLVAAFHDITDEKLAKEAAEREKLQERITLVGAISNAYPVIISMNLTKDTLSFVYVKKGLMLGIGSQTSYSRLYEDVATTLHPDNVEEFKRRFEPGKLYEALGQDTNEVFLEARQRLSDGNYHWTSTQIISVDNPYSDDKLAVLISRRIDKQRYEEEQQRQALQSALDNANAANTAKSQFLSNMSHDIRTPMNAIVGMTAIATAHVDERERVMECLEKITLSSKHLLSLINDVLDMSKIESGKFSLRDEPFNLAELMADVIALVKPQADEKQLHMKVQLTALKNEKVIGDALRVRQVCINILSNAVKYTKEGGDIDVRVRQESSMRRGYQNYVFCCADNGVGMSNEFLDKLFLPFERAADASGSKAVGTGLGMAITRNVVDLMNGDIQVESEPLKGSIFTVTLPFRLQEIQQKEISGEWAGVRSLIVDDDLQTCRDGAELLNSMGLRADFAGDGEDAVNFVVRSKAEQDPVQLVIVDWKMPGMDGLEVTRRIRAEVGKKIPLIILTAYDWAEIEEEARDVGVTTFLSKPLYYSKLCYLLGRLNEDSEYEEQQYSSEKPDYTGKRILLVEDNDLNREISRTLIEEMGVLIDEAVDGEDAVKKVSESEENYYDMILMDIQMPKMNGYDATKVIRTMDRQDAGHIPIIAMTANAFEEDVRTALRAGMNEHFAKPIDVQALERLLHKYLMEDKTDKK, encoded by the coding sequence ATGACGGAAATAATCAGGCCTGGGAAGGTAAAGAAAAAAATTGCTGTGGCAGCAGTGATCACCGGCATCATTCTCAGCTTTCTGACCTATCTTTTTGTTCAGGGTGTAAAGGAGGAGCTGTGGGAACAGTCCATCAGTACCATCAAAGAGAGTACCCAGCAAGGCTGCAATACTCTGAAGGTGCAGCTCCAGGATGAGTATGAGGCCATGGGAACGATCACAGAATACCTGAAGCAGTACTCAATGGCGGAAAGGAAGGATGTATCGGAGGCTCTAAGCAATTATGCACGGGCGGATAAGGGGATCAGCCTCTATCTGCAGGATGGCAGTTGTATCCCTTCTGGAACAAATCCGGATGAGGAGGTTCAGAGGCAGTTGCTTGAGTCTGACGATAAATACGGTATCATTGATCCGCATATCAGCAGCTCTACCGGTGTCAATGTATTTAACTTATATGTCAGGGTGATTTTGAAAGACGGGACAAAAGGTTATCTTTTGAAGGAATATGAAGTGAGCAGTATTGTCAACAGTTTTAGCCTGTCTTTTTATGAGGATACAGGTTTTTCCTATGTGACCAACCAAAAAGGAAAGGTTTTGATCCGTTCTCCCCATCCAAACAGCAACAAGACCATGAAAAATCTTTTTGATATGCTGCCGGTGGCTCAGAATGACCGGGACAGTATTTTACGCTTTCAAGAGGCTTTGAAGCAATCGAAGACTGGATGGGCTGTATTTAATTATCAGGGAAAGGATACAGTGCTTTGCTATACTCCGTTAAATTTACAGTCTGACTGGTATTTAATATCCATTATTCCAAAAGATGTGGTGGACGCCCAGACCAATGAGATCTTACGCCGTTCTCTGGCTTTGATCGGATGTATTCTTGCGGGTATCTCGGCCTTGGTATTTTTCTATTTCCGTTATGCCAGTAAGACAAATAGAAAGCTGCGCAACCAGGCGGATTACATTATGAATTTATATAATGCAGTACCGGAGGGGATTGCTTTGATCTCGGTTGATCAGCCGTACCGTTTTCTACAGCTGAATCAGCAGGGACTGCGTCTGCTTGGTTATCCTGACAGTACTTCAAATGATGTAGTTTCCGGGGAAGATCTTCAGAGCATGATCCATCCGGATGACTATGTTAAGCTTGTCCAGGTATTTCGGCAGACGGCAGAAAATGGACATAAGAATACGTTTGAATATCGTATCCGAAAAGAGGAAGGCACTTACTTCTGGGCATCTGGGATTCTTGAAAGAACATTGGATGATAATGGCAATCCGGTCCTGGTGGCGGCATTCCATGACATAACGGATGAAAAGCTGGCAAAAGAAGCGGCTGAGAGAGAGAAACTTCAAGAGAGGATCACCCTGGTGGGAGCCATCTCCAATGCTTATCCTGTGATCATCAGTATGAATCTGACAAAAGATACGCTCAGCTTTGTTTATGTAAAAAAAGGGCTGATGCTGGGAATTGGCAGTCAGACATCCTATAGCAGACTTTACGAAGATGTGGCAACAACCCTGCATCCAGACAATGTAGAAGAGTTTAAGCGCCGGTTTGAGCCTGGAAAGCTCTATGAAGCTTTAGGCCAGGATACAAATGAGGTGTTTTTGGAGGCAAGACAGAGGCTTTCAGACGGCAACTATCACTGGACCTCAACGCAGATCATTTCCGTGGATAATCCATATTCAGATGACAAATTGGCGGTCCTCATATCCCGTCGTATTGATAAGCAGAGGTATGAAGAAGAACAGCAGCGTCAGGCGCTTCAGAGTGCACTGGACAATGCCAATGCGGCTAATACAGCCAAAAGCCAATTCCTGTCTAATATGAGCCATGATATCCGTACGCCGATGAATGCCATTGTTGGGATGACAGCCATAGCCACGGCACACGTGGATGAACGAGAGAGAGTCATGGAATGTCTGGAGAAGATCACTCTTTCCAGCAAGCACCTGTTAAGCCTGATCAACGATGTTCTGGATATGTCAAAAATCGAAAGCGGAAAGTTTTCTCTCAGGGATGAACCGTTTAATCTTGCGGAACTCATGGCTGATGTGATCGCACTGGTAAAACCACAGGCAGACGAAAAACAGCTTCATATGAAAGTCCAGCTGACTGCGCTGAAAAACGAAAAAGTCATCGGGGATGCCCTGCGTGTCCGCCAGGTATGCATCAATATTTTGAGTAATGCCGTAAAGTATACGAAGGAAGGCGGAGATATTGATGTCCGTGTCCGGCAGGAGAGCAGTATGCGCAGAGGATATCAGAATTATGTTTTCTGCTGTGCAGACAACGGAGTCGGCATGAGCAATGAATTTCTGGATAAGCTGTTTCTTCCTTTTGAACGGGCCGCGGATGCTTCCGGCAGCAAAGCGGTGGGTACAGGGCTTGGAATGGCGATCACAAGAAATGTCGTGGATTTGATGAACGGCGATATCCAAGTGGAAAGTGAGCCTCTAAAAGGTTCGATATTTACTGTGACTCTGCCCTTCAGGCTGCAGGAGATCCAGCAGAAGGAGATCTCTGGTGAGTGGGCCGGGGTACGAAGTCTTATTGTAGATGATGATCTTCAGACATGCAGGGATGGGGCCGAGCTTCTGAACAGTATGGGGCTTCGGGCAGACTTCGCTGGTGATGGTGAGGATGCTGTCAACTTCGTTGTCCGGTCAAAGGCTGAGCAGGACCCGGTACAGCTGGTGATCGTAGACTGGAAAATGCCGGGTATGGACGGCCTGGAGGTGACCAGGCGTATCCGGGCTGAAGTTGGAAAAAAGATTCCGCTGATCATCCTGACTGCCTATGATTGGGCAGAGATCGAGGAGGAAGCCAGGGATGTAGGTGTGACGACATTTTTGTCAAAACCGCTGTATTACTCAAAATTATGTTATCTTCTCGGCAGGCTGAATGAAGATTCAGAGTATGAAGAACAGCAGTATTCCAGTGAGAAGCCGGATTACACCGGCAAAAGGATCCTGCTGGTGGAAGACAATGATCTCAACAGAGAGATCTCCAGAACCTTGATTGAAGAAATGGGGGTTCTGATTGACGAGGCCGTAGACGGTGAAGATGCAGTGAAGAAGGTTTCAGAGTCGGAAGAAAACTATTATGACATGATCCTGATGGATATTCAGATGCCGAAAATGAATGGCTATGATGCGACAAAAGTAATCCGGACCATGGACCGCCAGGACGCCGGACATATCCCGATCATAGCGATGACAGCCAATGCGTTTGAGGAGGATGTGAGGACGGCCTTAAGGGCAGGAATGAATGAGCATTTTGCAAAGCCTATCGATGTGCAGGCATTGGAGAGGCTGCTTCATAAGTACCTGATGGAAGACAAAACAGACAAAAAATAG
- a CDS encoding ABC transporter substrate-binding protein: MDKRKSGRICAAVLICTLLLWGCSKKSTVENEKSTGQNVTTITFFGNKYEKENVEVIEEIISGFMKENPDIRVSYESLKGAEYFEALEKRMASGKGDDVFMVNHDILLKLKGKGQIADLSGLSTVSDYTDQMRGQMEEGGKIYWMPTTVSVFGLYCNTDLLEKHKQKAPETLQEWEHVCEYFKEKGTTPVISNNDISLKTLVIGEGFYSVYQKHEQKKVFKDLNNGNEKLSKYLNSGFSQAESFIKKGYIDAGKALDTEKTSDDLEEFVKGESPFMLTGAWAAGRVKSMKPGFNFEVTALPVLKNGSLLVMNADTRLSVNADSRHVDAAKRFVAYFTEAENIQRFADQQCSFSPLKGGNPSSIDEIQPLLSCYKAGKTVIGTDSLLELPIWNLTADASRQLLSGKSLKAVLKEMDQAAAKERE; this comes from the coding sequence ATGGACAAGAGGAAGAGTGGGAGAATCTGTGCGGCAGTTTTGATTTGTACTCTTTTATTGTGGGGATGCAGCAAAAAAAGTACGGTAGAAAATGAAAAGAGTACCGGTCAGAATGTAACTACCATAACTTTTTTTGGAAATAAATACGAAAAAGAAAATGTCGAAGTGATCGAAGAGATCATCTCTGGTTTTATGAAGGAGAATCCTGATATCAGAGTGTCATATGAGAGCCTGAAAGGAGCCGAGTACTTTGAGGCGCTGGAAAAGCGTATGGCTTCGGGAAAAGGCGATGATGTGTTTATGGTTAACCATGATATCCTGCTGAAACTGAAAGGAAAAGGACAGATCGCAGATCTGTCCGGCCTCAGCACGGTTTCTGATTATACGGACCAGATGCGGGGGCAGATGGAGGAAGGGGGAAAGATTTATTGGATGCCTACCACGGTTTCTGTTTTTGGATTGTACTGCAATACGGATCTTTTGGAGAAACATAAGCAGAAGGCCCCGGAAACTTTGCAGGAGTGGGAGCATGTCTGTGAGTATTTTAAGGAGAAAGGAACTACGCCTGTTATATCCAACAATGATATTTCTCTGAAGACACTGGTTATTGGGGAAGGGTTTTATTCTGTTTATCAGAAACATGAGCAGAAAAAGGTATTTAAGGATTTGAATAACGGAAATGAAAAACTGAGCAAGTACTTAAACTCAGGCTTTTCTCAGGCGGAAAGCTTTATTAAAAAAGGTTATATCGATGCCGGAAAGGCGCTGGATACGGAGAAGACTTCAGATGACCTTGAAGAATTTGTCAAGGGGGAATCGCCGTTTATGCTGACAGGAGCATGGGCGGCAGGAAGAGTGAAGTCAATGAAGCCCGGCTTTAATTTTGAAGTTACAGCTCTCCCTGTCTTGAAGAATGGTTCTCTGCTGGTGATGAATGCGGATACCAGGTTGAGTGTGAATGCCGACAGCCGGCATGTGGATGCCGCAAAACGGTTTGTAGCATATTTTACAGAGGCAGAAAATATCCAGAGGTTTGCGGATCAGCAGTGCTCATTCAGCCCTTTGAAAGGAGGGAATCCTTCTTCGATTGATGAGATTCAGCCTCTTTTATCGTGTTATAAGGCGGGCAAAACGGTAATCGGAACAGACAGTCTTTTAGAATTGCCGATCTGGAATTTAACGGCCGATGCCTCCAGGCAGCTTCTCTCAGGAAAATCACTGAAAGCTGTTTTGAAAGAGATGGACCAGGCAGCAGCAAAAGAAAGGGAATAA